The proteins below are encoded in one region of Sander lucioperca isolate FBNREF2018 chromosome 11, SLUC_FBN_1.2, whole genome shotgun sequence:
- the cracd gene encoding capping protein inhibiting regulator of actin dynamics isoform X1, which produces MLTDLTNPNLLFLSLFCMYFTVFSLNRNGGSDDAHLGETSFVQKGRSMFPKVLLQWCAAISSCAAEIERKRQGKFQPFRRLFGKKKKREAKGGFDGAELKASFSTGEVCNGVVSDDEESNSNLRELNPIGSRALSHDSIFIPEEPATEPGLNHSMSQENVSDKVRNLQRQIAQGIKFGQRPPSLRKSEGDEGSSDEEEVPRSPLKIVAQVEAEPADTEPKQVQGAQQAGPHSTPVKSPRSKRVLPPTGTIESIDLDAVPQSVPRLDNTAAKHKLSIKPKNQRISRKHRRFTQDLQEVSIPGVVQEDLEVAGVSTDDRRRASVESLESFKKQRLHEEERQETRRKRELEDQRLHQEEEERRKRAAEELRLRELEEEEEQRRREEAERRRKEEEERRIREEEESRWREEEKRREEEERRMREEQEHRQREEKRRRLEEQRRKEEEEEEARRQQELAEEERKKKEEAEKLRLREIEEKKRRDAEERRRKEEEEQRRAEELRWREMEERQRPFSFKVSSGEKQILFQKVNLTPVTPAPSHQSVAAVEQRESAKASSSEGLESPSLLMSPYVPHTAILVTGAQLCGTAVNLDHIKDTACKSLLGLGEDKKAQGTPPTKSKTSPDRKSGKTKSLNESSFSTDQSVLAEWASIRSKIFKGVEEGKYDEYPEPSKNQPQTSSDEPPAFSHANLRKTMSASAKFSITPAKKKFGDSNRNSEVFGADDKEAGEEATRTVSPTAAAPAPSSKPQNRTSKTVRIVERGSEECVFAKDLPSFLVPSPGAKPEGPELESTAQRETEVSEKREEGEIRGQDGEDKPSPFGIKLRRTNYSLRFHGEQSTEKRKKRYSAGDSFDGVPSPLTPIEPDSDASSVFSDKSTTPTSPLKEGAAGKFLHASASHAVPRAKPGKSTSPISHSEGEKVPSKPPVYRRPTTSPKPSGAAPTPPPSPLPKAVHGPPGDAGIQRTGAAETSSQEQINRCEEPSAVAQLHRCSQGQVQGEEEPKEKRSFFQSINIPWREKTDRKTELIKREKPSLQSRHSLDSAKVQEKETGPLWITLALQKQKGFREQQQNREDRRSHRAEKLAEKQARERDSVMLVSPTESKGSGSSSPSSKPQTPEEPKRPDSLLGRFERRENLKKANTLPSSVTVEIADSTPSPPAVKEVSKRFPSSDSPQVSTEPAWLALAKRKAKAWSDCPQIIK; this is translated from the exons AGAGAAAGCGACAGGGCAAATTCCAGCCCTTCAGACGACTCTttgggaagaagaagaagagggaggcCAAGGGGGGGTTTGATGGAGCAGAGCTAAAGGCGAGTTTTTCTACTGGGGAAGTGTGCAATGGAGTTGTTTCTGACGATGAGGAGTCCAATTCAAATCTGAG GGAGTTGAATCCCATCGGATCTCGAGCTCTCTCACACGACAGCATCTTTATCCCAGAGGAGCCGGCGACCGAGCCTGGTCTAAATCACAGCATGTCCCAGGAAAACGTCTCAGATAAAGTTAGGAATCTGCAG AGGCAGATAGCACAAGGTATAAAGTTTGGCCAGAGGCCTCCTTCTCTGAGAAAAAGTGAAGGAGATGAGGGAAGTTCAGATGAGGAAGAGGTTCCCCGGAGTCCTCTGAAGATTGTGGCCCAGGTAGAAGCCGAGCCAGCGGACACAGAGCCAAAG CAGGTCCAGGGGGCTCAACAAGCCGGACCACACAGCACCCCCGTAAAGTCACCGAGGTCCAAACGAGTTCTTCCGCCCACTGGTACTATCGAGTCCATCGATCTGGATGCCGTTCCACAGTCTGTTCCTCGCCTAGACAACACCGCTGCCAAGCACAAACTGTCCATCAAACCCAAAAACCAGAGGATTTCCCGCAAACACCGGCGGTTTACACAG GACCTCCAAGAGGTATCTATTCCCGGTGTGGTGCAAGAGGACCTCGAGGTGGCGGGCGTTTCCACAGACGACCGGCGCAGGGCCTCGGTTGAGTCCCTGGAAAGCTTCAAGAAGCAGAGACTCCATGAGGAGGAAAGACAGGagacgaggaggaagagggagctGGAGGACCAGAGGCTCCatcaggaggaagaggagaggaggaagagagcagCAGAGGAGCTGAGGCTGCGggaactggaggaggaggaagaacaaagGCGGAGAGAAGAggcggagaggaggaggaaggaggaagaggagagaaggatccgggaggaagaggaaagtAGGTGGCGAGAGGAGGAAAAGCggcgggaggaggaggaaaggaggaTGCGAGAGGAGCAGGAGCACAGACAGcgggaggagaagaggagacgactggaagagcagaggaggaaagaggaggaggaggaagaagcaaGGAGGCAGCAGGAGCTCGCggaagaggaaagaaagaaaaaggaggaagCGGAGAAGCTGAGGTTGCGGGAgattgaagaaaagaaaagaagggatgcagaggagaggaggaggaaggaggaggaggagcagaggagagctGAGGAGCTGCGCTGGAGGGAGATGGAGGAAAGACAGAGGCCATTCTCTTTCAAAGTTTCCTCTGGAGAAAAACAGATTTTGTTCCAGAAGGTAAACCTGACGCCTGTTACGCCGGCTCCCAGCCACCAGAGCGTTGCTGCAGTGGAGCAAAGAGAGAGCGCTAAGGCTTCCTCTTCTGAAGGCCTAGAATCCCCCAGCCTGCTAATGTCTCCATATGTCCCCCACACCGCCATCTTAGTGACAGGCGCCCAGCTCTGTGGGACAGCGGTCAACTTAGACCACATCAAAGACACGGCCTGCAAGTCTCTGCTGGGTTTGGGAGAGGATAAAAAAGCCCAGGGAACACCGCCGACCAAGAGCAAGACTTCACCGGACCGCAAGTCCGGCAAAACCAAATCCCTCAACGAGTCCTCGTTCTCTACAGACCAGTCCGTCCTGGCAGAATGGGCCAGCATCCGATCAAAGATATTCAAGGGGGTAGAGGAGGGGAAATACGACGAGTACCCAGAGCCGAGCAAGAACCAGCCTCAGACCAGCAGTGACGAACCGCCTGCGTTCTCCCACGCGAACCTCAGGAAGACCATGTCTGCCAGCGCCAAGTTCTCCATCACCCCTGCGAAGAAAAAGTTTGGAGATTCAAACAGGAACTCTGAGGTGTTCGGTGCAGATGATAAGGAAGCAGGAGAGGAAGCGACTCGGACTGTCAGCCCCACCGCAGCGGCCCCAGCTCCATCCTCTAAACCTCAGAACAGGACGAGTAAAACCGTCCGCATCGTGGAAAGAGGGTCAGAGGAATGTGTGTTTGCCAAAGACCTCCCCTCTTTCCTGGTTCCCAGCCCCGGAGCCAAACCTGAGGGGCCCGAGTTGGAGAGCACAGCTCAGAGGGAGACGGAGGTGTCTGAaaaaagagaggagggagagatccGAGGCCAGGACGGTGAGGACAAGCCCTCGCCTTTTGGCATAAAGCTGAGGAGGACCAACTACTCCCTACGCTTTCACGGCGAACAGTCCACCGAGAAAAGGAAGAAGCGGTACAGTGCCGGGGACAGCTTCGACGGCGTCCCTTCCCCTCTCACCCCCATTGAGCCAGACTCCGACGCTTCCTCTGTCTTTTCTGACAAATCCACAACTCCTACATCGCCTCTGAAAGAAGGCGCAGCCGGCAAGTTCTTACATGCATCCGCCTCCCACGCCGTCCCTCGGGCTAAACCGGGTAAGTCTACCAGCCCGATCTCACACAGCGAGGGGGAGAAAGTGCCTTCCAAGCCACCTGTCTACCGAAGACCAACCACGTCACCCAAACCTAGCGGAGCAGCCCCTACGCCTCCCCCATCGCCGCTACCTAAGGCGGTCCATGGGCCTCCCGGTGATGCCGGGATCCAGAGGACAGGGGCTGCAGAGACATCCAGCCAGGAGCAGATCAACCGGTGCGAGGAACCTTCAGCGGTGGCCCAGTTGCACCGGTGCAGCCAAGGCCAGGTCCAAGGGGAAGAGGAGCCGAAGGAGAAGAGATCCTTCTTCCAGTCCATTAACATCCCCTGGAGAGAGAAGacggacagaaagacagagctcATCAAGAGAG AAAAACCATCGCTACAGAGCAGGCACTCACTGGACAGTGCGAAGGTCCAGGAGAAGGAGACCGGGCCCTTATGGATCACACTGGCTCTGCAGAAGCAGAAGGGCTTTagggagcagcagcagaaccGAGAGGACCGTCGTAGCCACAGAGCTGAAAAACTGGCTGAAAAacaagcaagagagagagacagc GTCATGCTGGTGAGCCCCACAGAGAGCAAAGGAAGCGGGAGCTCCAGTCCTTCTTCTAAACCTCAGACGCCAGAGGAGCCCAAGAGACCCGACAGCCTCCTGGGACGATTTGAGCGCAGAGAAAACCTGAAAAAAGCCAACACTTTACCCAGCTCTGTCACTG TTGAGATTGCAGACTCTACACCGTCGCCACCTGCTGTCAAGGAGGTGTCAAAGCGCTTCCCCTCCAGTGACTCCCCACAGGTGTCCACGGAGCCGGCATGGCTGGCTCTGGCCAAGCGAAAGGCCAAAGCCTGGAGCGACTGTCCTCAGATCATCAAATaa
- the cracd gene encoding capping protein inhibiting regulator of actin dynamics isoform X2 — MLTDLTNPNLLFLSLFCMYFTVFSLNRNGGSDDAHLGETSFVQKGRSMFPKVLLQWCAAISSCAAEIERKRQGKFQPFRRLFGKKKKREAKGGFDGAELKASFSTGEVCNGVVSDDEESNSNLRELNPIGSRALSHDSIFIPEEPATEPGLNHSMSQENVSDKVRNLQRQIAQGIKFGQRPPSLRKSEGDEGSSDEEEVPRSPLKIVAQVEAEPADTEPKVQGAQQAGPHSTPVKSPRSKRVLPPTGTIESIDLDAVPQSVPRLDNTAAKHKLSIKPKNQRISRKHRRFTQDLQEVSIPGVVQEDLEVAGVSTDDRRRASVESLESFKKQRLHEEERQETRRKRELEDQRLHQEEEERRKRAAEELRLRELEEEEEQRRREEAERRRKEEEERRIREEEESRWREEEKRREEEERRMREEQEHRQREEKRRRLEEQRRKEEEEEEARRQQELAEEERKKKEEAEKLRLREIEEKKRRDAEERRRKEEEEQRRAEELRWREMEERQRPFSFKVSSGEKQILFQKVNLTPVTPAPSHQSVAAVEQRESAKASSSEGLESPSLLMSPYVPHTAILVTGAQLCGTAVNLDHIKDTACKSLLGLGEDKKAQGTPPTKSKTSPDRKSGKTKSLNESSFSTDQSVLAEWASIRSKIFKGVEEGKYDEYPEPSKNQPQTSSDEPPAFSHANLRKTMSASAKFSITPAKKKFGDSNRNSEVFGADDKEAGEEATRTVSPTAAAPAPSSKPQNRTSKTVRIVERGSEECVFAKDLPSFLVPSPGAKPEGPELESTAQRETEVSEKREEGEIRGQDGEDKPSPFGIKLRRTNYSLRFHGEQSTEKRKKRYSAGDSFDGVPSPLTPIEPDSDASSVFSDKSTTPTSPLKEGAAGKFLHASASHAVPRAKPGKSTSPISHSEGEKVPSKPPVYRRPTTSPKPSGAAPTPPPSPLPKAVHGPPGDAGIQRTGAAETSSQEQINRCEEPSAVAQLHRCSQGQVQGEEEPKEKRSFFQSINIPWREKTDRKTELIKREKPSLQSRHSLDSAKVQEKETGPLWITLALQKQKGFREQQQNREDRRSHRAEKLAEKQARERDSVMLVSPTESKGSGSSSPSSKPQTPEEPKRPDSLLGRFERRENLKKANTLPSSVTVEIADSTPSPPAVKEVSKRFPSSDSPQVSTEPAWLALAKRKAKAWSDCPQIIK; from the exons AGAGAAAGCGACAGGGCAAATTCCAGCCCTTCAGACGACTCTttgggaagaagaagaagagggaggcCAAGGGGGGGTTTGATGGAGCAGAGCTAAAGGCGAGTTTTTCTACTGGGGAAGTGTGCAATGGAGTTGTTTCTGACGATGAGGAGTCCAATTCAAATCTGAG GGAGTTGAATCCCATCGGATCTCGAGCTCTCTCACACGACAGCATCTTTATCCCAGAGGAGCCGGCGACCGAGCCTGGTCTAAATCACAGCATGTCCCAGGAAAACGTCTCAGATAAAGTTAGGAATCTGCAG AGGCAGATAGCACAAGGTATAAAGTTTGGCCAGAGGCCTCCTTCTCTGAGAAAAAGTGAAGGAGATGAGGGAAGTTCAGATGAGGAAGAGGTTCCCCGGAGTCCTCTGAAGATTGTGGCCCAGGTAGAAGCCGAGCCAGCGGACACAGAGCCAAAG GTCCAGGGGGCTCAACAAGCCGGACCACACAGCACCCCCGTAAAGTCACCGAGGTCCAAACGAGTTCTTCCGCCCACTGGTACTATCGAGTCCATCGATCTGGATGCCGTTCCACAGTCTGTTCCTCGCCTAGACAACACCGCTGCCAAGCACAAACTGTCCATCAAACCCAAAAACCAGAGGATTTCCCGCAAACACCGGCGGTTTACACAG GACCTCCAAGAGGTATCTATTCCCGGTGTGGTGCAAGAGGACCTCGAGGTGGCGGGCGTTTCCACAGACGACCGGCGCAGGGCCTCGGTTGAGTCCCTGGAAAGCTTCAAGAAGCAGAGACTCCATGAGGAGGAAAGACAGGagacgaggaggaagagggagctGGAGGACCAGAGGCTCCatcaggaggaagaggagaggaggaagagagcagCAGAGGAGCTGAGGCTGCGggaactggaggaggaggaagaacaaagGCGGAGAGAAGAggcggagaggaggaggaaggaggaagaggagagaaggatccgggaggaagaggaaagtAGGTGGCGAGAGGAGGAAAAGCggcgggaggaggaggaaaggaggaTGCGAGAGGAGCAGGAGCACAGACAGcgggaggagaagaggagacgactggaagagcagaggaggaaagaggaggaggaggaagaagcaaGGAGGCAGCAGGAGCTCGCggaagaggaaagaaagaaaaaggaggaagCGGAGAAGCTGAGGTTGCGGGAgattgaagaaaagaaaagaagggatgcagaggagaggaggaggaaggaggaggaggagcagaggagagctGAGGAGCTGCGCTGGAGGGAGATGGAGGAAAGACAGAGGCCATTCTCTTTCAAAGTTTCCTCTGGAGAAAAACAGATTTTGTTCCAGAAGGTAAACCTGACGCCTGTTACGCCGGCTCCCAGCCACCAGAGCGTTGCTGCAGTGGAGCAAAGAGAGAGCGCTAAGGCTTCCTCTTCTGAAGGCCTAGAATCCCCCAGCCTGCTAATGTCTCCATATGTCCCCCACACCGCCATCTTAGTGACAGGCGCCCAGCTCTGTGGGACAGCGGTCAACTTAGACCACATCAAAGACACGGCCTGCAAGTCTCTGCTGGGTTTGGGAGAGGATAAAAAAGCCCAGGGAACACCGCCGACCAAGAGCAAGACTTCACCGGACCGCAAGTCCGGCAAAACCAAATCCCTCAACGAGTCCTCGTTCTCTACAGACCAGTCCGTCCTGGCAGAATGGGCCAGCATCCGATCAAAGATATTCAAGGGGGTAGAGGAGGGGAAATACGACGAGTACCCAGAGCCGAGCAAGAACCAGCCTCAGACCAGCAGTGACGAACCGCCTGCGTTCTCCCACGCGAACCTCAGGAAGACCATGTCTGCCAGCGCCAAGTTCTCCATCACCCCTGCGAAGAAAAAGTTTGGAGATTCAAACAGGAACTCTGAGGTGTTCGGTGCAGATGATAAGGAAGCAGGAGAGGAAGCGACTCGGACTGTCAGCCCCACCGCAGCGGCCCCAGCTCCATCCTCTAAACCTCAGAACAGGACGAGTAAAACCGTCCGCATCGTGGAAAGAGGGTCAGAGGAATGTGTGTTTGCCAAAGACCTCCCCTCTTTCCTGGTTCCCAGCCCCGGAGCCAAACCTGAGGGGCCCGAGTTGGAGAGCACAGCTCAGAGGGAGACGGAGGTGTCTGAaaaaagagaggagggagagatccGAGGCCAGGACGGTGAGGACAAGCCCTCGCCTTTTGGCATAAAGCTGAGGAGGACCAACTACTCCCTACGCTTTCACGGCGAACAGTCCACCGAGAAAAGGAAGAAGCGGTACAGTGCCGGGGACAGCTTCGACGGCGTCCCTTCCCCTCTCACCCCCATTGAGCCAGACTCCGACGCTTCCTCTGTCTTTTCTGACAAATCCACAACTCCTACATCGCCTCTGAAAGAAGGCGCAGCCGGCAAGTTCTTACATGCATCCGCCTCCCACGCCGTCCCTCGGGCTAAACCGGGTAAGTCTACCAGCCCGATCTCACACAGCGAGGGGGAGAAAGTGCCTTCCAAGCCACCTGTCTACCGAAGACCAACCACGTCACCCAAACCTAGCGGAGCAGCCCCTACGCCTCCCCCATCGCCGCTACCTAAGGCGGTCCATGGGCCTCCCGGTGATGCCGGGATCCAGAGGACAGGGGCTGCAGAGACATCCAGCCAGGAGCAGATCAACCGGTGCGAGGAACCTTCAGCGGTGGCCCAGTTGCACCGGTGCAGCCAAGGCCAGGTCCAAGGGGAAGAGGAGCCGAAGGAGAAGAGATCCTTCTTCCAGTCCATTAACATCCCCTGGAGAGAGAAGacggacagaaagacagagctcATCAAGAGAG AAAAACCATCGCTACAGAGCAGGCACTCACTGGACAGTGCGAAGGTCCAGGAGAAGGAGACCGGGCCCTTATGGATCACACTGGCTCTGCAGAAGCAGAAGGGCTTTagggagcagcagcagaaccGAGAGGACCGTCGTAGCCACAGAGCTGAAAAACTGGCTGAAAAacaagcaagagagagagacagc GTCATGCTGGTGAGCCCCACAGAGAGCAAAGGAAGCGGGAGCTCCAGTCCTTCTTCTAAACCTCAGACGCCAGAGGAGCCCAAGAGACCCGACAGCCTCCTGGGACGATTTGAGCGCAGAGAAAACCTGAAAAAAGCCAACACTTTACCCAGCTCTGTCACTG TTGAGATTGCAGACTCTACACCGTCGCCACCTGCTGTCAAGGAGGTGTCAAAGCGCTTCCCCTCCAGTGACTCCCCACAGGTGTCCACGGAGCCGGCATGGCTGGCTCTGGCCAAGCGAAAGGCCAAAGCCTGGAGCGACTGTCCTCAGATCATCAAATaa
- the cracd gene encoding capping protein inhibiting regulator of actin dynamics isoform X3 encodes MSQENVSDKVRNLQRQIAQGIKFGQRPPSLRKSEGDEGSSDEEEVPRSPLKIVAQVEAEPADTEPKQVQGAQQAGPHSTPVKSPRSKRVLPPTGTIESIDLDAVPQSVPRLDNTAAKHKLSIKPKNQRISRKHRRFTQDLQEVSIPGVVQEDLEVAGVSTDDRRRASVESLESFKKQRLHEEERQETRRKRELEDQRLHQEEEERRKRAAEELRLRELEEEEEQRRREEAERRRKEEEERRIREEEESRWREEEKRREEEERRMREEQEHRQREEKRRRLEEQRRKEEEEEEARRQQELAEEERKKKEEAEKLRLREIEEKKRRDAEERRRKEEEEQRRAEELRWREMEERQRPFSFKVSSGEKQILFQKVNLTPVTPAPSHQSVAAVEQRESAKASSSEGLESPSLLMSPYVPHTAILVTGAQLCGTAVNLDHIKDTACKSLLGLGEDKKAQGTPPTKSKTSPDRKSGKTKSLNESSFSTDQSVLAEWASIRSKIFKGVEEGKYDEYPEPSKNQPQTSSDEPPAFSHANLRKTMSASAKFSITPAKKKFGDSNRNSEVFGADDKEAGEEATRTVSPTAAAPAPSSKPQNRTSKTVRIVERGSEECVFAKDLPSFLVPSPGAKPEGPELESTAQRETEVSEKREEGEIRGQDGEDKPSPFGIKLRRTNYSLRFHGEQSTEKRKKRYSAGDSFDGVPSPLTPIEPDSDASSVFSDKSTTPTSPLKEGAAGKFLHASASHAVPRAKPGKSTSPISHSEGEKVPSKPPVYRRPTTSPKPSGAAPTPPPSPLPKAVHGPPGDAGIQRTGAAETSSQEQINRCEEPSAVAQLHRCSQGQVQGEEEPKEKRSFFQSINIPWREKTDRKTELIKREKPSLQSRHSLDSAKVQEKETGPLWITLALQKQKGFREQQQNREDRRSHRAEKLAEKQARERDSVMLVSPTESKGSGSSSPSSKPQTPEEPKRPDSLLGRFERRENLKKANTLPSSVTVEIADSTPSPPAVKEVSKRFPSSDSPQVSTEPAWLALAKRKAKAWSDCPQIIK; translated from the exons ATGTCCCAGGAAAACGTCTCAGATAAAGTTAGGAATCTGCAG AGGCAGATAGCACAAGGTATAAAGTTTGGCCAGAGGCCTCCTTCTCTGAGAAAAAGTGAAGGAGATGAGGGAAGTTCAGATGAGGAAGAGGTTCCCCGGAGTCCTCTGAAGATTGTGGCCCAGGTAGAAGCCGAGCCAGCGGACACAGAGCCAAAG CAGGTCCAGGGGGCTCAACAAGCCGGACCACACAGCACCCCCGTAAAGTCACCGAGGTCCAAACGAGTTCTTCCGCCCACTGGTACTATCGAGTCCATCGATCTGGATGCCGTTCCACAGTCTGTTCCTCGCCTAGACAACACCGCTGCCAAGCACAAACTGTCCATCAAACCCAAAAACCAGAGGATTTCCCGCAAACACCGGCGGTTTACACAG GACCTCCAAGAGGTATCTATTCCCGGTGTGGTGCAAGAGGACCTCGAGGTGGCGGGCGTTTCCACAGACGACCGGCGCAGGGCCTCGGTTGAGTCCCTGGAAAGCTTCAAGAAGCAGAGACTCCATGAGGAGGAAAGACAGGagacgaggaggaagagggagctGGAGGACCAGAGGCTCCatcaggaggaagaggagaggaggaagagagcagCAGAGGAGCTGAGGCTGCGggaactggaggaggaggaagaacaaagGCGGAGAGAAGAggcggagaggaggaggaaggaggaagaggagagaaggatccgggaggaagaggaaagtAGGTGGCGAGAGGAGGAAAAGCggcgggaggaggaggaaaggaggaTGCGAGAGGAGCAGGAGCACAGACAGcgggaggagaagaggagacgactggaagagcagaggaggaaagaggaggaggaggaagaagcaaGGAGGCAGCAGGAGCTCGCggaagaggaaagaaagaaaaaggaggaagCGGAGAAGCTGAGGTTGCGGGAgattgaagaaaagaaaagaagggatgcagaggagaggaggaggaaggaggaggaggagcagaggagagctGAGGAGCTGCGCTGGAGGGAGATGGAGGAAAGACAGAGGCCATTCTCTTTCAAAGTTTCCTCTGGAGAAAAACAGATTTTGTTCCAGAAGGTAAACCTGACGCCTGTTACGCCGGCTCCCAGCCACCAGAGCGTTGCTGCAGTGGAGCAAAGAGAGAGCGCTAAGGCTTCCTCTTCTGAAGGCCTAGAATCCCCCAGCCTGCTAATGTCTCCATATGTCCCCCACACCGCCATCTTAGTGACAGGCGCCCAGCTCTGTGGGACAGCGGTCAACTTAGACCACATCAAAGACACGGCCTGCAAGTCTCTGCTGGGTTTGGGAGAGGATAAAAAAGCCCAGGGAACACCGCCGACCAAGAGCAAGACTTCACCGGACCGCAAGTCCGGCAAAACCAAATCCCTCAACGAGTCCTCGTTCTCTACAGACCAGTCCGTCCTGGCAGAATGGGCCAGCATCCGATCAAAGATATTCAAGGGGGTAGAGGAGGGGAAATACGACGAGTACCCAGAGCCGAGCAAGAACCAGCCTCAGACCAGCAGTGACGAACCGCCTGCGTTCTCCCACGCGAACCTCAGGAAGACCATGTCTGCCAGCGCCAAGTTCTCCATCACCCCTGCGAAGAAAAAGTTTGGAGATTCAAACAGGAACTCTGAGGTGTTCGGTGCAGATGATAAGGAAGCAGGAGAGGAAGCGACTCGGACTGTCAGCCCCACCGCAGCGGCCCCAGCTCCATCCTCTAAACCTCAGAACAGGACGAGTAAAACCGTCCGCATCGTGGAAAGAGGGTCAGAGGAATGTGTGTTTGCCAAAGACCTCCCCTCTTTCCTGGTTCCCAGCCCCGGAGCCAAACCTGAGGGGCCCGAGTTGGAGAGCACAGCTCAGAGGGAGACGGAGGTGTCTGAaaaaagagaggagggagagatccGAGGCCAGGACGGTGAGGACAAGCCCTCGCCTTTTGGCATAAAGCTGAGGAGGACCAACTACTCCCTACGCTTTCACGGCGAACAGTCCACCGAGAAAAGGAAGAAGCGGTACAGTGCCGGGGACAGCTTCGACGGCGTCCCTTCCCCTCTCACCCCCATTGAGCCAGACTCCGACGCTTCCTCTGTCTTTTCTGACAAATCCACAACTCCTACATCGCCTCTGAAAGAAGGCGCAGCCGGCAAGTTCTTACATGCATCCGCCTCCCACGCCGTCCCTCGGGCTAAACCGGGTAAGTCTACCAGCCCGATCTCACACAGCGAGGGGGAGAAAGTGCCTTCCAAGCCACCTGTCTACCGAAGACCAACCACGTCACCCAAACCTAGCGGAGCAGCCCCTACGCCTCCCCCATCGCCGCTACCTAAGGCGGTCCATGGGCCTCCCGGTGATGCCGGGATCCAGAGGACAGGGGCTGCAGAGACATCCAGCCAGGAGCAGATCAACCGGTGCGAGGAACCTTCAGCGGTGGCCCAGTTGCACCGGTGCAGCCAAGGCCAGGTCCAAGGGGAAGAGGAGCCGAAGGAGAAGAGATCCTTCTTCCAGTCCATTAACATCCCCTGGAGAGAGAAGacggacagaaagacagagctcATCAAGAGAG AAAAACCATCGCTACAGAGCAGGCACTCACTGGACAGTGCGAAGGTCCAGGAGAAGGAGACCGGGCCCTTATGGATCACACTGGCTCTGCAGAAGCAGAAGGGCTTTagggagcagcagcagaaccGAGAGGACCGTCGTAGCCACAGAGCTGAAAAACTGGCTGAAAAacaagcaagagagagagacagc GTCATGCTGGTGAGCCCCACAGAGAGCAAAGGAAGCGGGAGCTCCAGTCCTTCTTCTAAACCTCAGACGCCAGAGGAGCCCAAGAGACCCGACAGCCTCCTGGGACGATTTGAGCGCAGAGAAAACCTGAAAAAAGCCAACACTTTACCCAGCTCTGTCACTG TTGAGATTGCAGACTCTACACCGTCGCCACCTGCTGTCAAGGAGGTGTCAAAGCGCTTCCCCTCCAGTGACTCCCCACAGGTGTCCACGGAGCCGGCATGGCTGGCTCTGGCCAAGCGAAAGGCCAAAGCCTGGAGCGACTGTCCTCAGATCATCAAATaa